DNA from Pseudomonas putida:
GCAATACCGCGAGCGCGGGCTGATGATTCTGGGGTTCCCCTGCAACCAATTCGGCAAGCAGGAGCCCGGAGACGCGCTGGATATCGCGCAGTTCTGCGAGCGCAATTTCGGCGTGAGCTTTCCGTTGTTTCGCAAGATCGAGGTCAACGGCCCGGATGCTCATCCGTTGTTCGTCGAACTGAAAAAGCGCGCCCCGGGCATCCTGGGTACGCAGCGGATCAAGTGGAATTTCACCAAATTCCTCGTGGACCCGGCCAGCGGCAAGGTCACACGCTACGCTCCCAACACCAAGCCCGAGGCGCTCAAGGCATCGATCGAGGCCTTGCTCAGTCGCTGAGCGGCACCCAGTGGTCGATCAACGCCAGCAGTTCCTCGCGGCGAAACGGCTTGGCCAGGTAATCGTTCATGCCGGCGGCGCGGCAACGCTCGCGCTCCTCGGGCATTGCGTTGGCGGTCAGGGCAACGATCGGCAGCTCTGACCAGCGTCCGTCCTGGCGGATGCGCCGGCTGGCCTCGTAGCCGTCCATCACTGGCATGTTGCAGTCCATCAGCACCATGTCCACCGCCTCCTGTTCCAGTCGCTCCAGGGCCTCGACGCCCTGGGTGGCGAGCAGAACCTGGCAACCGAGCTTGACCAGCATGCCTTTGGCCACCAGTTGGTTGACCGGGTTGTCCTCCACCAACAGGACGCGTGCCCGTCGTTGCTGGGACTGAACCTGCTGGTGGGGCAGGGGAGCGTCGACTTCGGTACCCTCAAGTGCGCGGCGCAGTGTCTGGTACAGGGTGTTGCGTGCCAGGGGGCGCGCCAGTTGTAGCAGCGGTGCCAGTTGAGTGGCGTGTTCCTGGGTGAGGAAGTTGCCGTACGCGGTCACCAGCAGGATCGGTGCCTTCAGGGTGGGGCGCAGGGCGTCCAGGTGTTCCACATCGTCGGTGATCACGAGGTCGGGGGCAGCACCGGCGGCCTGCACAGCATCATCGAAGCCGTGGTACGACAGCCCCCAGCCGGGCAGCAGCTTGTGCAGCAGTTCGGTCAGGCCGCTGGCGGCGTTGCTCAGCACGGCGATGCGCCCGTGCAAGGGGGCAGGCGGGATGGCCTCGGTATGTGGAAGCAGCGGCAGTTCAGCCGTGAAGCGGCTGCCAAAGCCCGTCTCGGAGTCGATGTGCAGGTGGCCTTGCATGGCCTTGCACAGGTTGTGGGTCAGCGCCAGGCCTAGCCCTGTGCCGCCGTACTGGCGGGTGATGCCGGCGCCGGCCTGGGTGAAGGGCTGGAAAATGCGCGCTTGGGCCTGTTCGGGGATGCCGATGCCGGTGTCACACACCTCCAGGCGCACGCCTCCGACAATCGGCGCCAGGCGTACATCGACCCGGCCGAAACGGGTGAACTTGAGGGCGTTGGACAACAGATTGCTGACGATCTGCCGCACCCGGGTCGGATCGCCTAACACCGTGCTGGGAAAATGGGGGCTGATCAGACAGGTCAGTTCGACATTGGCCGCCGCGTTCTGTGACAGCAGATTGGCAGTGTCTTCGACCATCGCGCCCATGTCGAAAGGGATGCGTTCGAGTTCCAACTGCCCAGCATCGAACTTGGACAGGTCGAGGATATCGTTGAGCAGCTCCACCAACACCTTGCCCGAGTCGTGGG
Protein-coding regions in this window:
- a CDS encoding glutathione peroxidase, producing the protein MADTLKNIRCVTLNGEQKVLGDFPGKALLVVNTASQCGFTPQYKGLEQLWKQYRERGLMILGFPCNQFGKQEPGDALDIAQFCERNFGVSFPLFRKIEVNGPDAHPLFVELKKRAPGILGTQRIKWNFTKFLVDPASGKVTRYAPNTKPEALKASIEALLSR